GGGTGATCGTTAGGGTTCATTACCACACCACGTACTTCAGGACGTTGTCCAAGCCAGCGGCTACGACCAGCTTTACCGATTTTGATCAACTCATGGTCTTGGTTACCCACAGAACCGATGGTTGCACGGCAAACTTTCAGGATGCGGCGAACTTCACCGGAAGAAAGACGAACAGTTACGTACTTATCTTCTTTACCGAGAAGTTGAGCTTCTGTACCAGCAGCACGAACCAATTGTCCGCCTTTACCTGGTTTCAATTCGATGTTGTGGATAACGGTACCTACCGGAATGTTTTCCAGTGGAAGTGAGTTACCAATCTTGATGTCAGCACCTACTCCAGATACTACTTGGTCTCCAACTTTCAGACCTTTAGGAGCGATGATATAACGCTTTTCACCATCAACATAGTGAATCAGAGCGATGTTGGAAGTACGGTTCGGGTCGTATTCGATTGTAGCAACGCGACCTGGAATGCCGTCTTTATTCCGTTTGAAGTCGATGATACGGTATTTACGCTTGTGTCCGCCGCCATGGTGACGAACTGTAATTTTACCTTGATTGTTACGGCCAGCTGTTTTGCTCAGCGGAGCCAGCAACGATTTCTCCGGCTGATTCGTGGTGATTTCTTCGAAAGTCGACACGGACATGTTGCGTCGAGCCGGGGATGTCGGTTTATACTTTTTAATAGGCACTGAATTTTCCCTCCTTACTTAAGAAATTCTTATTCAACCGATTCAAAGAACTCGAGCGGTTTGCTGTCTGGAGCCAAAGTCACGATCGCCTTTTTCCATTCGGTTGTGTAACCGGAATAACGGCCATAACGCTTTGGTTTAGCAGGGACACGCATCGTATTCACGTTCGATACTTTAACTTTAAAAATAGATTCGACAGCTTGCTTGATCTCGGTCTTGTTAGCGCGGATATCCACTTCAAAAGCATATTTCAGCTCCGCCATGTAGTCAGCCGTACGTTCCGTGATCACCGGGCGCTTGATTATATCGCGTGGGTCTTTCATTACGCGAGCACCTCCTCTACCTTCTGAACTGCTTCCTTCGTAATGATCAGTTGATCGTACGACATTACGTCAAGAACATTAATGCCGTCAGCCGCTACGAATTTCACACCAGGAATATTACGTGCGGAAAGGGCTACATTATCATCATAGCTTGGAGCAACGATCAGAGCTTTACGGCCTATTTTCAGGTTGCTAAGGATGTTAGCAAACTCTTTCGTTTTCGGCGTATTCAGCGTCAATTGATCCAATACGATAATTGCGTTGTCAATCACTTTGGAAGACAATGCGGATTTGATAGCCAAACGACGAACTTTCTTAGGAAGTTTAAACGTGTAGCTGCGCGGAGTTGGTCCAAATACCACACCGCCGCCTTTCCATTGTGGAGAACGGATCGAACCTTGACGAGCACGGCCAGTACCTTTTTGTTTCCAAGGCTTACGTCCGCCGCCGCGTACTTCAGAACGTCCTTTTACTTTGTGGGTACCACGACGAAGGGAAGCGCGCTGCAACAATACTGCACTGTGCAGTACGTGTACGTTCGGCTCGATGCCAAACACAGCTTCATTCAATTCTACTTCGCCAACTTGGCTACCGCTGACATTATAAAGTGCTACTTTAGGCATTCTTTGTTCCTCCTTTCTTTAGGCGATTATTTCTTCACCGTTTCTTTGATTTGAACGAAACCTTTTTTAGGTCCAGGAATGGAGCCTTTAACAAGGATTACGTTACGCTCTGTGTCGACTTTGACAACTTCGAGCTTTTGAATCGTAACTGTCTCATTGCCCATGTGACCTGGCAGGCGTTTTCCTTTAGGAACACGGTTTGCCTGGATCGAACCCATGGAACCTGGTCTACGGTGATAACGGGAACCGTGAGACATTGGTCCGCGGCTTTGGCCCCAACGTTTGATCACACCTTGGAAACCTTTACCTTTGGAAATACCCGTTACGTCAACAAATTCGCCTTCTGCGAAGACATCAGCCTTCAGCTCTTGTCCAACCTCGACACTCGCGAGGTCAACACCGCGAATTTCGCGAACGTAGCGCTTAGGCGCAGTGTTTGCTTTTTTCGCATGGCCTGCTTCTGGTTTGTTAGATCTGTTCTCTTTCTTATCAGAGAAACCGACTTGAATCGCTTCGTATCCGTCGTTTTCCAGATCTTTCTTTTGAAGAACAACACAAGGACCTGCTTCGATAACCGTTACAGGAATTACAACACCCTCAGGGGTAAACACTTGAGTCATTCCGAGCTTTCTACCTAAGATACCTTTCATGTTGACACCTCTTTTCTCTTCTCTAATTCATTATGCAATGCTTACAGTTTGATTTCGATATCTACACCGGACGGCAGGTCCAAGCGCATCAAGGCATCCACAGTTTGTGGAGTCGGGTTCACGATGTCGATCAAGCGTTTATGTGTACGCATTTCGAACTGTTCCCGAGAATCCTTATACTTGTGCACCGCACGGAGAATGGTAATTATTTGTTTCTCAGTTGGAAGCGGGATCGGACCGGATACACCAGCACCCGAACGTTTTGCTGTCTCAACAATTTTCTCAGCGGATTGATCAAGAACTCTGTGGTCGTATGCTTTCAAGCGAATACGAATTTTTTGCTTTGCCATTTTATTCCCTCCTTCTATCGCCCAATTTGGTATCGGACATACTCCGCGAAAATTTTCCAACCACCCACCTCATGGCAAAGGGGCCGGGTGTGTCGGTAACCTCTCACATCATCGCAACGTCGCAGAACAACATTCACTATTATATATAAAAGATAGGCGTATTGCAA
Above is a window of Paenibacillus sp. FSL K6-1330 DNA encoding:
- the rplD gene encoding 50S ribosomal protein L4 produces the protein MPKVALYNVSGSQVGEVELNEAVFGIEPNVHVLHSAVLLQRASLRRGTHKVKGRSEVRGGGRKPWKQKGTGRARQGSIRSPQWKGGGVVFGPTPRSYTFKLPKKVRRLAIKSALSSKVIDNAIIVLDQLTLNTPKTKEFANILSNLKIGRKALIVAPSYDDNVALSARNIPGVKFVAADGINVLDVMSYDQLIITKEAVQKVEEVLA
- the rplW gene encoding 50S ribosomal protein L23, whose protein sequence is MKDPRDIIKRPVITERTADYMAELKYAFEVDIRANKTEIKQAVESIFKVKVSNVNTMRVPAKPKRYGRYSGYTTEWKKAIVTLAPDSKPLEFFESVE
- the rplC gene encoding 50S ribosomal protein L3, translated to MKGILGRKLGMTQVFTPEGVVIPVTVIEAGPCVVLQKKDLENDGYEAIQVGFSDKKENRSNKPEAGHAKKANTAPKRYVREIRGVDLASVEVGQELKADVFAEGEFVDVTGISKGKGFQGVIKRWGQSRGPMSHGSRYHRRPGSMGSIQANRVPKGKRLPGHMGNETVTIQKLEVVKVDTERNVILVKGSIPGPKKGFVQIKETVKK
- the rpsJ gene encoding 30S ribosomal protein S10, which produces MAKQKIRIRLKAYDHRVLDQSAEKIVETAKRSGAGVSGPIPLPTEKQIITILRAVHKYKDSREQFEMRTHKRLIDIVNPTPQTVDALMRLDLPSGVDIEIKL
- the rplB gene encoding 50S ribosomal protein L2, with product MPIKKYKPTSPARRNMSVSTFEEITTNQPEKSLLAPLSKTAGRNNQGKITVRHHGGGHKRKYRIIDFKRNKDGIPGRVATIEYDPNRTSNIALIHYVDGEKRYIIAPKGLKVGDQVVSGVGADIKIGNSLPLENIPVGTVIHNIELKPGKGGQLVRAAGTEAQLLGKEDKYVTVRLSSGEVRRILKVCRATIGSVGNQDHELIKIGKAGRSRWLGQRPEVRGVVMNPNDHPHGGGEGRAPIGRKSPMSPWGKPTLGYKTRKKGKASDKYIVRRRTK